In Aestuariibaculum lutulentum, one DNA window encodes the following:
- a CDS encoding GNAT family N-acetyltransferase: MKFIERFKLSESEKLQVLELWNNEYPENLSYESIEELDEYLQKLTEQSHLLLIDSYHEIKGWYFDFKRENAKWFAIILDTSIQGKGLGTKILKLAQKKENELNGWVIDHNRDKKKNGEFYHSPLNFYIKNGFKKMTMERLELNNISALKIHWKK, from the coding sequence ATGAAATTCATTGAACGCTTTAAATTATCTGAATCTGAAAAACTTCAGGTTTTAGAATTGTGGAATAATGAATATCCTGAAAACCTGTCTTACGAGTCTATTGAGGAACTTGATGAATATCTTCAGAAACTGACTGAACAATCTCATTTACTTCTTATTGATTCTTATCATGAAATTAAGGGTTGGTATTTTGACTTTAAACGTGAAAACGCAAAATGGTTTGCAATTATTTTAGACACTAGCATTCAGGGCAAGGGTCTTGGGACTAAAATATTGAAGCTTGCACAAAAAAAAGAGAATGAATTGAACGGTTGGGTAATTGACCATAACAGAGATAAAAAGAAAAACGGAGAGTTTTATCATTCACCTTTAAACTTTTATATTAAAAATGGATTTAAAAAAATGACAATGGAACGATTGGAATTAAATAACATATCTGCCCTAAAAATCCATTGGAAAAAATAA